Proteins encoded in a region of the Campylobacter geochelonis genome:
- a CDS encoding dimethyl sulfoxide reductase anchor subunit family protein has product MTLYDIVIHELPLVLFTTFSQCSIGFLWIWTYFYFKNRGEKDQLSKFGLKIGILMVISIIPAFFHLGDITNAFKIIYRLGFFIESNESYHIGWMNNEIAFVGLVCLFGFALCKWQKNFLLILANLSGVLGIFFMAGAYGSMSKSVVMWDFNITLVMFYSAAIFLGAIMYHLLGFKDENSQKVAFLLGLLGVGVHFSSIFFQTLHVGQTWVMGVENPYDMLDGFYFTFIVWCSSLLGFSVLLWGINKFFIKSKIALPYLTLVCAGVGVIIARVLFYGLINTTIMQL; this is encoded by the coding sequence ATGACATTGTATGATATTGTTATCCATGAGCTTCCGCTCGTGCTTTTTACCACATTTTCTCAATGCTCGATAGGGTTTTTGTGGATTTGGACATATTTTTATTTTAAAAACAGAGGAGAAAAAGACCAGCTGTCTAAATTTGGCTTAAAGATTGGGATTTTGATGGTTATTTCTATAATTCCTGCTTTTTTTCACTTAGGCGATATCACAAATGCGTTTAAAATCATCTATAGACTTGGCTTTTTTATAGAGTCAAATGAAAGCTACCACATCGGCTGGATGAATAATGAGATTGCCTTTGTAGGGTTGGTTTGTCTTTTTGGTTTTGCGTTGTGTAAATGGCAGAAAAACTTTTTGTTGATTTTGGCAAATTTATCTGGAGTTTTGGGTATATTTTTCATGGCTGGAGCTTATGGAAGTATGTCAAAAAGTGTTGTTATGTGGGACTTTAACATAACTTTAGTGATGTTTTACTCGGCTGCGATTTTTCTTGGCGCGATAATGTATCACCTACTTGGCTTTAAAGATGAAAACAGCCAAAAAGTGGCATTTTTGCTTGGGCTTTTAGGCGTTGGCGTGCATTTTAGTTCGATTTTTTTTCAGACCCTTCACGTAGGACAAACTTGGGTTATGGGAGTTGAAAACCCATATGATATGCTTGATGGATTTTACTTCACATTTATCGTTTGGTGCTCATCGCTGCTTGGTTTTTCGGTACTTCTTTGGGGTATAAATAAATTTTTTATAAAAAGTAAAATTGCACTTCCATATCTTACACTTGTTTGCGCCGGAGTTGGCGTTATCATCGCTAGAGTGCTATTTTATGGGCTTATAAATACTACGATTATGCAGTTATAA
- a CDS encoding DMSO/selenate family reductase complex B subunit: MKKDEQFGFYLDLNRCIGCRTCQLSCKDYHDSAIGVNFRRVFEVEGGSWFDSDKTIKSDVFAYYTSISCNHCSDPACTKVCPTGAMMKTRYGIVMVNQQDCIGCKSCAMACPYGAPQYDKKSGHMSKCNGCLERIDENLEPICTASCPFRALEFGNISELRAKHDGLASVAPLPKEDVTLPNLVINPSKDTKFSGDRSVRMHSPEKYQGVEYDIV; encoded by the coding sequence ATGAAAAAAGATGAACAATTTGGATTTTATTTAGATTTAAACCGCTGTATAGGGTGTCGAACCTGTCAGCTTTCTTGTAAGGATTATCATGATAGCGCCATTGGCGTAAATTTTAGGAGAGTTTTTGAAGTAGAGGGTGGAAGTTGGTTTGATAGCGATAAAACTATCAAAAGTGACGTTTTTGCCTACTACACATCAATCTCTTGTAACCACTGCAGCGATCCAGCTTGCACGAAAGTTTGCCCAACTGGCGCGATGATGAAAACAAGATATGGCATTGTGATGGTAAACCAACAAGACTGCATAGGATGTAAAAGTTGTGCGATGGCTTGTCCTTATGGCGCACCACAGTATGATAAAAAAAGCGGACATATGAGTAAATGCAACGGCTGTTTAGAACGCATAGATGAAAACTTAGAGCCCATTTGCACCGCTTCTTGCCCATTTAGAGCGCTTGAGTTTGGAAACATAAGCGAACTTAGAGCAAAACACGATGGCTTAGCAAGCGTTGCGCCACTGCCAAAAGAAGATGTAACTTTGCCAAATTTAGTGATAAATCCTAGCAAAGATACTAAATTTAGTGGCGATAGAAGCGTTAGAATGCACTCACCAGAAAAATATCAAGGAGTAGAGTATGACATTGTATGA
- the eno gene encoding phosphopyruvate hydratase, which yields MTRIEDIFAQEVLDSRGNPTVKTTVMLTDGTVASAIVPSGASTGKREALELRDKDARFGGKGVLKAVANVEEVIADTIVGMSPYDQKLIDKAMQELDGTPNYSNLGANATLGVSMAVARAAAVSLNMPLYKYLGGENASILPVPMFNIINGGAHANNSVDFQEFMIMPFGFDNFSDALRAVAEIYQTLKGILNEAGHSTAVGDEGGFAPNLADNEEPIKIIIEAVEKAGYKIGEQIKLALDVAASELYNNGMYKLEGKEFSSQELINYYVDLCEKYPIYSIEDGLGEDDWDGWKLLTQKLGAKVQLVGDDLFVTNDKILYEGIQKNIANAVLIKPNQIGTLSQTLSTIRLAQRNGYHTIISHRSGESEDSFIADLAVATNAGQIKTGATARSERNAKYNRLLEIELETDEYIGNGI from the coding sequence ATGACACGCATTGAGGATATTTTCGCGCAAGAGGTGCTTGATAGCAGAGGAAATCCAACTGTAAAAACTACAGTTATGCTAACTGATGGCACGGTTGCAAGCGCAATCGTTCCAAGTGGCGCAAGTACAGGCAAAAGAGAGGCGTTAGAGCTTAGAGATAAGGACGCTAGATTTGGCGGAAAAGGCGTTTTAAAAGCAGTTGCAAATGTTGAAGAAGTCATAGCTGATACGATAGTTGGTATGAGTCCATACGATCAAAAGCTTATAGATAAGGCGATGCAAGAGCTTGATGGCACTCCAAACTACTCAAATTTAGGCGCAAACGCAACTTTAGGCGTTTCTATGGCGGTTGCAAGAGCAGCGGCAGTTAGCTTAAATATGCCACTTTATAAATACCTTGGCGGAGAAAATGCAAGCATTTTACCAGTGCCGATGTTTAATATCATAAATGGCGGCGCTCACGCAAACAACAGTGTGGATTTTCAAGAGTTTATGATAATGCCATTTGGTTTTGATAACTTTTCAGATGCGCTTAGAGCGGTTGCTGAGATTTACCAAACGCTAAAAGGCATTTTAAATGAAGCAGGACACAGCACCGCAGTTGGCGATGAGGGTGGATTTGCTCCAAATTTAGCTGATAATGAAGAGCCGATAAAAATCATCATAGAGGCTGTTGAAAAAGCTGGATATAAAATCGGCGAGCAGATAAAACTAGCTCTTGATGTCGCAGCTAGCGAACTATATAACAACGGTATGTATAAGCTTGAAGGCAAGGAATTTTCAAGTCAAGAGCTTATAAATTACTATGTTGATTTGTGCGAGAAGTATCCGATTTACTCTATTGAAGATGGTTTGGGAGAAGATGACTGGGATGGCTGGAAGCTTTTAACACAAAAACTTGGCGCAAAAGTTCAGCTTGTTGGGGATGATTTGTTTGTAACAAATGATAAAATTCTTTATGAAGGCATTCAAAAAAACATAGCCAACGCGGTCTTAATCAAACCTAACCAAATCGGTACTTTAAGCCAAACTCTCTCAACCATAAGATTGGCTCAAAGAAATGGCTATCACACCATCATAAGCCACAGAAGTGGCGAGAGTGAGGATAGTTTTATAGCTGATTTAGCTGTTGCTACAAACGCAGGTCAGATAAAAACGGGCGCAACAGCAAGAAGCGAACGAAACGCAAAATACAACCGCTTGCTTGAAATCGAGCTTGAAACTGATGAATATATAGGAAATGGAATTTGA
- a CDS encoding menaquinone biosynthesis family protein, with product MKNISVAHSPDADDIFMYMAIKFGWVDSKILKFSNTADDIQTLNEAALKGIYDVCAISFALYPLIADEYALLRTAVSFGEGYGPKLIKKKNTILKPNFKVALSGAHTTNALLFRVAYPKARVVYKNFLDIENAVLSGEVDAGVLIHESILDFNDELCVEREIWDIWVELSGGKLPLPLGGMALRRSLPITDAIECERVLTKAVDVANTHKQVLSKMLLERNLVRVDDKKLEIYLGLYANDNSVSMNELQLNAVNKLFEIGYKHGFYPKSVDAFSSLVPTEYMDFRFS from the coding sequence GTGAAAAATATAAGCGTAGCGCACTCTCCAGACGCTGATGATATCTTTATGTATATGGCTATAAAATTTGGTTGGGTTGATAGTAAAATCCTTAAATTTAGCAACACCGCAGATGACATACAAACTCTAAATGAAGCCGCTCTAAAGGGCATTTATGATGTTTGTGCGATAAGTTTTGCTCTTTATCCGCTGATTGCTGATGAGTATGCGCTTTTGCGAACTGCTGTTAGCTTTGGCGAGGGATATGGTCCAAAACTGATAAAGAAAAAAAACACTATCTTAAAACCAAATTTCAAAGTCGCACTAAGTGGTGCGCATACGACAAATGCGCTTTTGTTTCGCGTAGCTTACCCAAAAGCAAGAGTTGTTTATAAAAACTTCTTAGATATCGAAAATGCCGTGCTAAGTGGCGAAGTAGACGCTGGAGTGCTAATACACGAGAGCATTTTAGACTTTAACGATGAGCTTTGTGTGGAGCGCGAAATTTGGGATATTTGGGTTGAGTTAAGTGGCGGGAAGTTACCACTTCCACTTGGCGGGATGGCGCTTCGCCGCTCTTTGCCTATAACTGACGCAATCGAGTGTGAAAGAGTGCTTACAAAGGCAGTTGATGTAGCAAACACGCACAAACAGGTGCTTTCAAAAATGCTTTTAGAGCGAAATTTAGTCCGTGTTGATGATAAAAAACTTGAAATTTATCTTGGACTTTATGCAAACGATAACTCAGTTAGCATGAACGAACTTCAACTAAACGCGGTAAATAAGCTCTTTGAGATAGGTTATAAGCATGGATTTTATCCAAAAAGCGTTGATGCTTTTAGCTCTTTAGTGCCGACTGAGTATATGGACTTTAGGTTTTCTTAG
- a CDS encoding UDP-N-acetylmuramate dehydrogenase yields the protein MIVDFAKYSSVKIGQKVEVTLLNELNLKSFDGVIIGGANNILLSPNPPKLGILDKKFDFLSLEDDILLVGGACKSGKIYNFAKTNDIANFEFLKSIPGTLGGLLTMNAGLMKWEICDNLISVKTSLGEFSKDKLKFSYRKSEISGVILEARFRATHGFNQQISNQITQKRANQPKGASFGSCFTNPAGDYAGRVLEAVGLKGFRVGGAGFSEQHANFLINYGKASFDDAITLIKIAKKRVFEEFGIKLETEVVVL from the coding sequence GTGATAGTTGATTTTGCTAAATACAGCTCGGTTAAAATCGGACAAAAAGTCGAAGTAACGCTTTTAAATGAGCTAAATTTAAAGAGCTTTGATGGCGTTATCATAGGTGGAGCAAACAACATCTTGCTCTCGCCAAATCCTCCTAAACTTGGGATTTTAGATAAGAAATTTGACTTTTTAAGTTTAGAAGATGATATTTTGCTAGTTGGTGGGGCGTGCAAGAGTGGGAAAATTTATAACTTTGCCAAAACAAACGATATAGCAAATTTCGAGTTTTTAAAAAGCATTCCAGGCACGCTTGGCGGACTTTTAACGATGAATGCGGGGCTTATGAAGTGGGAAATTTGTGATAACTTGATAAGCGTAAAAACAAGCCTTGGCGAGTTTAGTAAAGATAAACTTAAGTTTAGCTACCGAAAAAGTGAGATTTCTGGCGTGATACTTGAAGCTAGATTTAGAGCTACTCACGGTTTTAACCAGCAAATCAGCAATCAAATCACACAAAAAAGAGCAAACCAACCAAAAGGTGCTAGCTTTGGTTCGTGCTTTACAAATCCAGCTGGCGACTACGCTGGAAGAGTGCTTGAAGCTGTCGGTTTAAAAGGCTTTAGAGTCGGTGGCGCTGGCTTTAGCGAGCAACATGCAAATTTTTTGATAAACTATGGCAAAGCAAGTTTTGATGATGCGATAACGCTTATAAAAATAGCCAAAAAGCGCGTTTTTGAAGAGTTTGGTATCAAGCTTGAAACTGAAGTTGTGGTGCTATAA
- the thiD gene encoding bifunctional hydroxymethylpyrimidine kinase/phosphomethylpyrimidine kinase, whose translation MDKIKDMKVLLSIAGSDSSGGAGIQADIKTAEYFGVFSTTAITALTAQNTCGVSDVMSVSPEFIKEQINAVKSDFEIAALKLGMLFNKEIMAVVLEFIKELSVPVVLDPVFISKAGSVLMSDENIDEIKKLFEFSTIITPNLHEAKRLFGQDLKVDAPCNVLIKNLCEGEFSVDRLIYKDKSVREFKELCLQSQNLHGTGCSFSTAIASNLALGKSLENAIEISKSFITKAIRNAPNLGHGKGPIRHNLNKI comes from the coding sequence ATGGATAAAATCAAAGATATGAAAGTGCTTTTAAGCATAGCTGGGTCTGATTCAAGTGGTGGTGCTGGAATTCAAGCTGATATAAAAACGGCTGAGTATTTTGGCGTATTTAGCACCACAGCAATCACTGCTTTAACAGCGCAAAACACATGTGGCGTAAGCGATGTGATGAGCGTTTCGCCAGAGTTTATCAAAGAGCAAATCAACGCTGTTAAAAGTGACTTTGAAATCGCAGCGCTTAAGCTTGGAATGCTGTTTAACAAAGAGATTATGGCGGTTGTGCTTGAGTTTATCAAAGAGCTTAGCGTGCCAGTTGTGCTAGATCCCGTGTTTATCTCAAAAGCAGGCTCGGTTTTAATGAGCGATGAAAACATAGATGAGATAAAAAAACTTTTTGAGTTTTCTACTATCATCACGCCAAATTTACACGAAGCAAAACGCCTTTTTGGACAGGATTTAAAAGTAGATGCGCCTTGTAATGTACTGATAAAAAACTTATGCGAGGGCGAATTTAGTGTAGATAGGCTGATATATAAAGATAAAAGCGTAAGAGAATTTAAAGAGTTATGTTTACAAAGCCAAAACTTGCATGGGACTGGTTGCTCGTTTTCAACTGCGATAGCTTCAAATTTAGCTCTTGGCAAAAGCCTTGAAAATGCAATCGAAATTTCAAAAAGCTTTATCACAAAAGCTATCAGAAATGCTCCAAATTTAGGACACGGCAAAGGTCCGATAAGACATAATCTAAATAAAATTTAG
- a CDS encoding DMSO/selenate family reductase complex A subunit translates to MSAELDTNRRNFLKWSGLVASSCASLAANPINAASNALKDEEYYGVNGCPVNCGSKCFLRPHIKNGVITHIETDNEGDDEYDKRQIRACVRGRSTKYRLYHKDRLLYPLKRVGKRGEGKFKRISWDEAFTTIADKLKEVKEKYGNEAIYIAYATGTTGGVLSRGTSGPWARLLGLYGGYLRYYNSYSTAQIAEGFTSFYGQNTGSDIKNLEYAKLGLFFGSNPVTTRMGGAGTGYSYQEMARKGGAKIIHIDPCYNDSMVGVCDEWIPIAPGTDAALIAGMAYVMIKENLLDREFLDKYCVGFSSNTLPDGAPKNGSYEDYVLGNGDDKTAKTPKWASQITKIPEERIIKLAREVSAAKPCYIEQGWGVQRHQNGEQSSRAIATLACMSGNVGILGGNCGGNAITSTTYMIETLPCPNPVKTAIPCFLWYEGIRNWDKMSDVEYGVRGASHLKAPIKVLFNTNGNCLTNQHADIQSTAKILEDDTLCELIIDVNITRTHSNSYADIILPDAMHLEQNDFLRPNAAYMSNRPYMLFNKKSVQPAGECMSVYDMCTQIALKLGGESFKEEFTQGRTQDQWLEYLWGKTREKLSDLNLPDFETFKEKGIIKFDTVKPKVAFKEFRDDPQNNPLKTPTGKIEIFSTRLYNMSKTWKLLPGQQINALPVFEDVLMGARDRLRKKYPLQFYGFHYKGRTHSSFWESAPIREINPQEIWINPIDADKRGIKTGDKIQAYNDIGTIEVTARVTARVMPGTALTYQGGWCKFKNGVDVGGCINTLTSMQPTAIAKGNGVHSVLVEIKKA, encoded by the coding sequence ATGAGCGCAGAGCTAGATACAAACAGGCGTAATTTTCTCAAATGGAGTGGCTTAGTTGCTTCATCTTGTGCAAGCTTAGCCGCAAATCCCATAAATGCGGCATCAAACGCACTAAAAGATGAAGAGTACTATGGAGTAAATGGTTGTCCAGTAAACTGTGGAAGCAAGTGTTTTTTAAGACCACACATTAAAAATGGCGTCATAACACACATAGAAACAGACAACGAGGGCGATGATGAGTATGATAAAAGACAGATTAGAGCCTGTGTTAGGGGACGTTCGACAAAATACAGACTTTATCACAAAGATAGACTTCTTTATCCACTAAAAAGAGTTGGCAAAAGAGGCGAGGGAAAATTTAAACGCATTAGCTGGGATGAGGCATTTACAACCATAGCTGATAAGTTAAAAGAGGTTAAAGAAAAGTACGGAAATGAAGCCATTTACATAGCTTATGCAACTGGCACAACTGGTGGCGTTTTAAGTCGCGGAACTTCTGGGCCTTGGGCTAGGCTGCTTGGGCTTTATGGCGGGTATTTAAGGTATTATAACAGCTACTCAACAGCACAAATCGCAGAGGGTTTTACTAGCTTTTATGGACAAAACACAGGAAGCGATATCAAAAACCTTGAGTATGCAAAGCTAGGGTTATTTTTTGGCTCAAACCCTGTAACTACTAGAATGGGTGGTGCTGGAACTGGATATAGCTATCAAGAAATGGCTAGAAAAGGTGGAGCTAAAATCATACACATAGATCCTTGCTATAACGATAGTATGGTTGGCGTATGTGATGAGTGGATACCGATAGCTCCAGGAACTGACGCTGCTTTGATAGCTGGTATGGCGTATGTGATGATAAAAGAGAATTTGCTTGATAGAGAGTTTTTAGATAAATACTGCGTTGGATTTTCTAGTAACACACTTCCAGATGGCGCTCCTAAAAATGGCTCATATGAAGACTACGTTTTAGGAAATGGCGATGATAAGACCGCAAAAACTCCAAAATGGGCAAGCCAAATAACTAAAATTCCAGAAGAAAGAATCATAAAACTAGCTAGAGAGGTAAGTGCTGCAAAACCTTGTTATATAGAACAAGGCTGGGGAGTGCAACGCCACCAAAACGGCGAGCAATCAAGCAGAGCCATAGCAACACTAGCTTGTATGAGTGGAAATGTTGGCATACTTGGTGGAAACTGCGGAGGAAATGCCATAACTAGCACAACTTATATGATAGAAACGCTTCCTTGTCCAAACCCTGTAAAAACGGCGATTCCTTGCTTTTTATGGTATGAGGGCATTAGAAACTGGGATAAGATGAGCGATGTTGAGTATGGAGTTCGTGGTGCAAGTCATTTAAAAGCTCCTATAAAAGTGCTTTTTAACACAAACGGCAACTGCCTTACAAACCAACACGCCGATATCCAAAGCACTGCTAAAATTTTAGAAGACGACACGCTTTGTGAGCTGATAATCGATGTAAATATCACTAGAACTCACTCTAACTCATACGCTGATATAATTTTACCAGATGCAATGCATTTAGAGCAAAACGACTTTTTAAGACCAAATGCTGCATATATGAGTAACCGCCCATATATGCTCTTTAACAAAAAATCAGTCCAACCAGCAGGCGAGTGCATGAGCGTGTATGATATGTGCACACAAATCGCTTTAAAACTTGGTGGAGAGAGCTTTAAAGAGGAATTTACTCAAGGTAGAACGCAAGATCAGTGGTTGGAGTATTTGTGGGGCAAAACTAGAGAAAAATTGAGTGATTTAAATTTGCCTGATTTTGAAACATTTAAAGAAAAGGGAATTATCAAATTTGACACAGTCAAGCCAAAAGTTGCCTTTAAAGAATTTAGAGATGACCCACAAAACAATCCTTTAAAAACTCCAACTGGAAAGATTGAAATTTTCTCAACCAGACTCTATAACATGAGTAAAACGTGGAAGCTTCTTCCAGGGCAACAAATCAACGCTTTACCGGTTTTTGAAGATGTCTTAATGGGCGCAAGAGATCGGCTTAGAAAAAAATACCCACTTCAATTTTACGGTTTTCACTACAAAGGAAGAACTCACTCGAGCTTTTGGGAGAGCGCTCCTATAAGAGAAATCAACCCGCAAGAAATTTGGATAAATCCAATCGATGCCGATAAACGCGGCATTAAAACTGGAGATAAAATTCAAGCATACAACGACATAGGCACCATCGAAGTAACCGCTAGAGTCACAGCAAGAGTTATGCCAGGAACTGCGCTAACATATCAAGGTGGCTGGTGTAAATTTAAAAACGGCGTTGATGTTGGCGGATGTATAAACACGCTAACTTCTATGCAACCAACCGCTATAGCAAAAGGAAATGGCGTGCATTCAGTTTTAGTCGAGATAAAAAAAGCATAA
- the recA gene encoding recombinase RecA, with the protein MDEKKQKSLDLALKQIDKAFGKGTLLRLGDKEVESIDSISTGSVGLDIALGIGGIPKGRIIEIYGPESSGKTTLTLHVIAEAQKAGGICAFVDAEHALDVKYAKNLGVDTENLYVSQPDYGEQALDIVETLARSGAIDLIVVDSVAALTPKNEIEGDMGDTHVGLQARLMSQALRKLAGVVHKMGTTVIFINQIRMKIGQMGYGSPETTTGGNALKFYASVRIDVRRVATLKQNEQSIGNRVKAKVAKNKVAPPFRVAEFDIMFGEGISKMGELVDYGVKLDVIDKSGAWFSYKTAKIGQGRENAKIYLKDNPEVAKEIEAAIKEQLGTISITASGDDEETQGDEE; encoded by the coding sequence ATGGATGAAAAGAAACAAAAGAGCCTTGACTTGGCGCTTAAACAGATAGATAAGGCGTTTGGCAAAGGCACACTTCTTAGACTAGGCGATAAAGAGGTTGAAAGTATTGATTCGATTTCGACTGGCTCAGTTGGGCTTGATATCGCACTTGGTATCGGAGGCATTCCAAAAGGCAGAATCATCGAAATTTATGGACCTGAAAGCTCTGGTAAAACAACTCTTACACTTCACGTTATAGCTGAAGCTCAAAAAGCGGGCGGAATTTGCGCGTTTGTTGATGCAGAACACGCACTTGATGTTAAATACGCTAAAAATTTAGGCGTTGATACAGAAAATTTATATGTATCTCAGCCTGATTATGGCGAGCAAGCACTTGATATTGTTGAAACTCTTGCAAGAAGTGGCGCGATAGACTTAATCGTAGTTGATAGCGTTGCAGCACTAACTCCAAAAAATGAGATTGAGGGCGATATGGGCGATACTCACGTAGGACTTCAAGCTCGTTTGATGTCGCAAGCTCTTAGAAAACTAGCTGGAGTTGTTCATAAAATGGGAACTACAGTTATATTTATCAACCAAATTCGTATGAAAATCGGGCAAATGGGATATGGCTCGCCTGAGACTACAACTGGTGGAAATGCTTTGAAATTTTACGCTTCAGTTAGAATCGATGTAAGAAGAGTGGCTACTTTAAAACAAAACGAACAGTCAATCGGAAATAGAGTCAAAGCCAAAGTGGCTAAAAACAAGGTCGCTCCGCCATTTCGTGTGGCTGAATTTGACATCATGTTTGGCGAAGGCATCAGTAAAATGGGCGAGTTAGTTGACTATGGCGTAAAACTAGATGTGATTGATAAAAGTGGCGCGTGGTTTAGCTATAAAACAGCTAAAATCGGGCAAGGCAGGGAAAATGCTAAAATTTATCTAAAAGATAACCCAGAAGTCGCTAAAGAAATCGAAGCTGCGATTAAAGAGCAGTTAGGAACGATTAGCATAACAGCTAGTGGCGATGATGAAGAAACACAAGGAGATGAAGAATGA
- a CDS encoding TonB-dependent receptor domain-containing protein, with protein sequence MRFKPYLALSLIASAAIADESIKLENIVVTASGYEQNILEAPATIQTITKEEIEDRAYANITDVLDDVAGVSIEGGANSKTSGGSIYIRGLSEEYTMFLVDGKAQGSSQVYYNGYGSGAESNWLPPADAIERIEVIKGPMSSLYGSEAMGGVINVITKKIPTKPSLRLTYDTMLQEKSAAGNSNNFKYYMATPIIDDVLGISLYGQFFDRDEDKITDGYKKQIKNNHTAKVNLKIGDSQDIEFLAGYARTKNRGHKEKSGYNSVMDNDRRNYSLTHNIEWNEKINTTSFINHENVHIHNGSANSGYLRTTYNTKSVAVFDTNVLTFGAEYKKEQTKHAKSRFHGTQGSMDLKRWQGALFLEDEYFLTDEFYLTGGLRWDENEHYGSEIIPRLYGVYKLSDSLSLKAGVSKGYKAPTLKQADPAIGEQSKGGGVDLGNKSLSPETSINYEVGLAYDDSALSGDLTAFYTDFQDKINKVRICDKLGGCHYNDQIWNYINEYQNVDKAELKGVEFNIGYKFDKVRTKFNYTYSKSEQKSGANKGQPFTNTPAHMANISVDYSPISTLNLWSKVKYKSATRESVSRGRSVKTPDYTLVDLGVKYKVAKNFDLFAGVYNVFNKEIDQEDGYGKHLDGRRYNLGFSVNY encoded by the coding sequence ATGAGGTTTAAGCCCTATTTAGCACTAAGTTTAATCGCTTCTGCTGCGATAGCAGATGAAAGTATTAAGCTAGAAAACATAGTCGTTACCGCAAGCGGATATGAACAAAACATACTTGAAGCACCAGCGACAATCCAAACGATAACAAAAGAGGAGATTGAAGATAGAGCATATGCAAACATTACCGATGTTCTTGATGATGTCGCCGGAGTTAGCATAGAAGGTGGAGCAAACAGCAAAACAAGTGGAGGGAGTATCTATATACGTGGGCTTAGCGAAGAATACACCATGTTTTTAGTCGATGGCAAGGCGCAAGGCTCAAGTCAAGTTTATTATAATGGTTATGGAAGTGGGGCTGAAAGTAACTGGCTACCGCCTGCTGATGCAATCGAGCGAATCGAAGTGATAAAAGGTCCGATGAGTTCGCTATATGGCTCTGAAGCGATGGGTGGAGTTATTAACGTTATAACTAAAAAAATCCCAACAAAACCAAGTCTTAGGCTAACTTACGATACGATGCTTCAAGAAAAAAGCGCGGCTGGTAATTCAAACAACTTCAAATACTACATGGCAACACCGATAATAGATGATGTTTTAGGTATTAGTTTATATGGACAGTTTTTTGATAGAGATGAGGATAAAATCACAGATGGATACAAAAAGCAGATTAAAAACAATCACACAGCCAAAGTAAATTTAAAAATCGGCGATAGCCAAGATATCGAGTTTTTAGCCGGTTATGCAAGGACAAAAAACCGAGGTCATAAGGAAAAATCAGGCTATAACTCAGTTATGGATAATGATAGAAGAAACTACTCACTAACTCATAATATCGAGTGGAATGAAAAGATAAATACAACAAGTTTTATAAACCACGAAAACGTGCATATCCACAACGGTTCGGCAAATTCAGGATATTTAAGAACGACTTATAATACAAAAAGCGTCGCTGTTTTTGATACAAATGTGCTAACTTTTGGCGCTGAGTATAAAAAAGAGCAAACCAAACATGCTAAAAGTCGCTTTCATGGAACTCAAGGCAGTATGGATTTAAAAAGATGGCAAGGGGCGTTGTTCTTAGAAGATGAGTATTTTTTAACTGATGAATTTTACTTAACTGGTGGGCTTAGATGGGATGAAAATGAGCATTATGGAAGTGAGATAATACCGCGCCTTTATGGAGTTTATAAGCTAAGTGATAGCTTAAGCTTAAAAGCTGGAGTTAGCAAAGGCTATAAAGCGCCAACTCTAAAACAAGCAGATCCTGCTATAGGCGAACAGAGCAAGGGTGGGGGAGTTGATTTAGGAAATAAAAGCTTAAGTCCAGAAACAAGCATAAACTATGAAGTTGGACTTGCTTATGATGATAGCGCTTTAAGTGGGGATTTAACAGCGTTTTATACAGACTTTCAAGATAAGATTAACAAAGTTAGAATTTGTGATAAATTGGGCGGTTGCCACTATAATGACCAAATTTGGAACTACATAAATGAGTATCAAAATGTCGATAAAGCCGAGCTAAAAGGCGTTGAGTTTAACATCGGTTATAAATTTGATAAAGTTAGGACTAAATTTAACTACACATACTCAAAAAGCGAGCAAAAAAGTGGAGCGAACAAAGGTCAGCCATTTACCAACACGCCAGCTCATATGGCAAATATAAGCGTTGATTACTCGCCGATTTCGACTTTAAATTTATGGAGCAAAGTTAAGTATAAAAGTGCAACTAGAGAAAGCGTTTCAAGAGGAAGAAGTGTCAAAACTCCTGATTATACTTTAGTTGATTTAGGTGTGAAGTATAAAGTAGCGAAAAACTTTGACTTGTTTGCTGGAGTTTATAACGTTTTTAACAAAGAGATCGACCAAGAAGATGGATATGGCAAGCATCTTGATGGTAGACGCTATAACTTAGGCTTTAGTGTTAATTACTGA